From a single Eleginops maclovinus isolate JMC-PN-2008 ecotype Puerto Natales chromosome 20, JC_Emac_rtc_rv5, whole genome shotgun sequence genomic region:
- the zgc:113307 gene encoding LOW QUALITY PROTEIN: lumican (The sequence of the model RefSeq protein was modified relative to this genomic sequence to represent the inferred CDS: inserted 2 bases in 1 codon), with the protein MALLCCAMLVLPCVLNIASATVEVHMDYGGVPXWINRLLGEPSVISLQGRLDSAWLRANNPQSCPQQCDCPLQWPTALYCDHRGLADTPDHLPDRTQYLFLQGNNISSLSSSFLANVTDLRWLIMDHNQLQSDKLDQIGLQSQTQLCYLFANHNHLRSVPSALPAGLKQLRLAHNQINSISPGAFKNLHNLTLLLLQGNKLQTIIEGDFKGLVSLNLLDLSSNLFPAVPGHLSPSVEQLYLSSNTLSALNKDSFVGFFNLKYLRLSNCSLHSDIIHQKVFNFSSLVELDLSYNKLKTIPTVPTTLRYLYLEANEIQEFNVTSFCREVGPLSYSRIKILRLDGNKISHQQLPSDWVFCLRVLESIYI; encoded by the exons ATGGCTCTCCTGTGCTGTGCCATGTTGGTGCTACCGTGTGTTCTTAACATTGCCTCAGCCACTGTTGAAGTTCACATGGACTACGGTGGTGTTCC CTGGATTAATCGGCTGCTAGGAGAGCCAAGTGTAATAAGCCTGCAGGGACGACTGGACTCAGCCTGGTTAAGAGCCAACAACCCCCAGTCTTGCCCTCAACAGTGTGACTGCCCCCTCCAGTGGCCAACAGCGCTCTACTGTGACCACAGAGGCCTGGCAGACACCCCTGACCACCTGCCGGACAGAACTCAATACTTGTTCCTAcag GGTAACAACATCTCGTCCCTTTCGTCCTCTTTTCTGGCCAATGTTACTGATTTACGCTGGCTCATCATGGATCACAACCAGCTGCAGAGCGACAAGCTGGATCAGATAGGACTGCAGAGCCAGACCCAGCTGTGTTACCTTTTTGCCAACCACAACCACCTGAGATCAGTACCCAGCGCTCTACCAGCTGGACTCAAGCAGCTGCGACTGGCCCACAACCAAATTAACAGCATCAGTCCTGGTGCGTTCAAGAACCTGCACAACctgacactgctgctgctgcaaggaAACAAACTGCAAACCATCATAGAGGGAGACTTTAAAG GTCTGGTCAGTCTGAACCTGCTGGACCTCAGTAGTAATTTATTCCCCGCTGTCCCCGGACATTTATCCCCTTCTGTTGAGCAGCTCTATCTGTCCAGTAACACTCTCTCTGCACTGAATAAAGACAGTTTTGTGGGATTTTTCAACCTCAAGTACCTTCGTCTGAGTAACTGTAGTCTGCATAGCGACATCATCCACCAGAAGGTCTTCAATTTCTCCAGCTTGGTGGAACTCGACCTCTCTTACAACAAACTAAAAACGATTCCCACAGTCCCCACCACTCTGAGGTACCTCTACCTGGAGGCCAATGAAATACAAG AGTTCAACGTGACCAGTTTCTGCAGAGAGGTGGGACCTCTCTCCTACTCCAGGATAAAGATCCTACGATTGGATGGAAACAAAATCTCCCACCAACAGCTGCCATCTGACTGGGTTTTCTGCCTGCGAGTGCTtgaaagtatttacatttga